The genomic interval GACCCGGGGGCGGATGAGTGGTGGCCGCGTGCCGCCCCGGACCACGACCCGGTCGGCGCCCTCCTGGAGCTGACCGGCGGCTGAGGAAGCGCGAGGCCCCGTTCAGCCGGTCCCGGGCAGCACCGCGTCGACCACGGTGGCCGCGAACCCGGGCGGTACGGGCTCGTTCCTGAGCACCGCCCGCACCCACACCGCCCCGGCGATCAGGTCGAGCAGCAGCTTCGGGTCGGCCCCCGGCGGCAGCTCGCCGCGTGCGGCGGCCCGGGCGAACACCGGCTGCTCGCGCGCGAACCGGTCCGCGAAGAAGTCCCGGGCCAGCGCGGCGAGTTCGTCGTCGGCCAGCCCCGTCCCCGAGGCCAGGGCCCGCACCACGGCCCGGGTCCGTACGCCGGTGACCAGGGCGGTCACCTGCTCCGCGAGGGCGACCAGGTCCCCGCGCAGCGAACCGGTGTCGGGAACGTCGATGTCCAGCACCCGGGCCCGGAGCAGCGCCGCCCGCAGCAGCGCCGCCTTCGACGGCCACCAGCGGTAGATCGTCGTCTTGTTGACCCCCGCCTCCTGGGCGACGGCCTCGATCGTGAGCCCCGCGTACCCGCGCTCGGCGAGCAGCCGCAGCGTGGCGTCGAAGATCGCCTCGGCGGCGCGGGGGCCCTTCTCGGGGCGGGGGTGCGGGGAGGGGGCGGACATGGCGGCTCCGGAGAAAAGTGCAACGCAACGTTGCGTTGCATTATAGGCTGCGGCCGATCACCGGAACACGACACACAGGGGGATGCTCATGAAGGACGACCGGGACGCCGGGGTCTCCGGAGCGGTGACCTGGGGGCTGCTCGCCGCCTGGGCGGCCAACGACCTGGAGGAGATCGCCACCATGGCGGGCTGGCTCCGCACCGCACGGCCGAGGCTCGGGAAGCGGCTGCCCTGGGTGCCCGACCGGGTGTGGGACCGGGCGCACCTCTCGCAGCGCGAGGTGAACACGGCCATCGGCCTGATGGGCGTGCTCATTGCGGCGGCCGCAGCCGACGGGGCGCGCACGGGCGGCCGCAGCCCCTTCTTCCGTACGGTCCTGGCCGGATTCGGGCTCCACGGCGTGGTGCACCTCGCGCAGTCGGCGGCGTACGGCGGCTACACCCCGGGCGTGGCCACCTCGCCGACCGTCGTCATCCCGTACTCGCTCTGGGCGCTGCGCCGGCTGCGGGCGGCGGGCATCCCGGTCGGCGGCGCCCGCGAGGCGGCGGCCGGACTGGCGCTCCTCCCGGCCGCCGTGGCGGGCGCGCACGCGGCGGCCCGGGTGCTGGCCCGGCCCCGTGGAACCGGCGCATGACGGGACCGGGCGGGCCGGGCCCGTACCACCGCCGCCGGAACGGTCCGGCCCTCAGAAGTCGGCCGTCACCCGCTCCTCCAGCCGCCCCACCGAGTCCTGGGCGTACTCCTTCTCGTACGCGTCGCGGATGCGCTCGATCTGGCGGCCGCGCAGCCGGGCCTCGGAGGCCGGGTAGAGCAGGGTCAGCTCGTAGCTGCGCTCGCGCTCGATGACGCCGTGGGAGTCGCGCCACTGGCCCCGGCCGTCCTGGATGGTGAGGCCGTTCGGGAAGCGCGGGGTGACCTCCTCGTCGATGAACGCGAGGAACTGCCGGTCGGTCACCTCCGGCCCGCCGTCCGGGCGTTCGGTGCCGAAGAGCAGCCGGGTCTCGATGTAGTCCTTCCCCCGCACGGCCCCCGCCACCGCCGGGCGTGGCTCCGGCGAGGCGCCCGAGCCGAGCGTCGCGTACGCGACGGGTGTGCCCACCGCCAGGACGGCGAGCCCTGCCGTGGCGGCGACGAGCGCGGTCCGCCGGCGCGGGTGGCGGCTGTCGGGCGAACCGGCCGGCTCACTCGCGGCGGCGGTGCGGAACAGGAGAGGCATGGGGGAGCCCTTCGGTCCGGAGACGGGGGAGGCGCGCGGACGCGCGGGCCTCACTGTCGCAAGCGGGCCCCGGCACAGGGCGGCGGAAGCCGGGCGGCACCGGGAAACCACCCGATCGGGCGGGCGCGCACCGGCGCGCGGACGGGCACCGGACCGCCGGAAAAACCTTTGGCCCAGGCACTGTTGGCGCTGCTAGCTTCCTGGACGTGGCGAAACTCAATCAGATCATCGCAGTGGAGAAGGGCGTCAAGTCCAAGGCACACCAGGACCTGACGGCGGCGCATCACGGCCTCCAGAAGGCCGGACTCCTGGCCGGGATCTCCCGGACCTACCAGCCGAAGGACGAGGAGGGCGAGCAGCTGCCGCCCGAGTCGACGCCGGTGCAGGTCAAGGCCGAGGACGTGCTGCGGGAGACCGCGAAGACCCTCACCCGCCTCTTCGACGTGACCGCCACGAAGGACTGGGCGAACTGCGCGGCCCGCGCCGACGTGACGGTCGACGGCCGGGCCCTGGTGAGTGACGTACCGGTGTCCTACCTGCTCTTCCTGGAGAAGCAGCTCGTCGACCTCAACACCTTCGTCCGCAAGCTGCCGGTGCTCGACGCCGCCGAGGCGTGGACCCAGGACCCGTCCACCGACGCCTGGAAGACCGAGCCGGTGCGCACCCTGCGTACCAAGAAGGTGCCCCGCAACCACGTCAAGGCGGAGGCCACCGAGAAGCACCCGGCGCAGGTCGAGGTGTACTACGAGGACGTGCCGATCGGCTACTGGACGACCGTGAAGTTCTCCGGGGCGCTGCCCGCGCGCCGGGTCAACGAACTGCTCGACCGGGTCGAGAAGCTCCAGCAGGCGGTCAAGTTCGCCCGCGAGGAGGCCAACGGCGTGGACGTCACGGACCAGAGGGTGGGTGACGCCGTCTTCGGTTACCTCTTCGGGTGACCGACCATGGATTCCCCGGCGGCCGTCGAAGCCGTCGGGGTGCGCGAGGAGCGCAAAGCTGAAACTGAAGTTTGTCGTGACGAAGCGGCTCTCCGGTGGAGACCGTGATCAATCTCAGACTCTCGCTCCAGGCTCAGCATGCGCCGCCTATCGCCGGATCAAACGGGCCCGCGCCCGTGGGCGTCGAGATGCCGGTTCGACTCCGGCCCGTGGAGCTTCGGTCCGCGGTCGTCTAAAGGCAGGACGCGACGACATGAAACTGATGCGGGACCTTAAACGTGCCGGCGTGTCATGCAGGCGGCAATCACAGGGCTCGGGGGCCGGCTACGCCCCCGGGCCCGCTCCTCATTCGGGGCCCTGGGACCTCACTGCCGGTACCCCGCCAGGAACCGCCCGATCCGGCTGATCGCGGCGTCCAGATCGTCCGCGTGCGGCAGGGTCAGGATGCGGAAGTGGTCGGGGCGCGGGTAGTTGAAGCCGGTGCCCTGGACGACCTGGATCTTCTCGCGCAGCAGCAGGTCCAGGACGAACTTCTCGTCGTCCGCGATCGGGTGCACCTTCGGGTCGATGCGCGGGAAGGCGTACAGCGCGCCCTTCGGCTTCACGCAGGAGACGCCCGGGATCTCGTTCAGCTTCTGCCAGGCGCGGTCGCGCTGCTCGTACAGCCTGCCCCCGGGCACCACCAGGTCCCGGATCGACTGCCGGCCGCCGAGCGCGGCCTGAATCGCGTACTGGGCGGGGGCGTTGGGGCACAGCCGCATCGAGGCCAGCATCGTCAGCCCCTCCAGATAGCTCCGGGCGTGCTGCTTCGGGCCCGACACCACCATCCAGCCGGAGCGGAATCCGGCCACCCGGTACGTCTTCGACAGACCGCTGAAGGTGAGGCAGACCAGGTCCGGGGCGAGCACCGCCACGCTGTGGTGCTCGGCGTCGTCGTACAGGATCTGGTCGTAGATCTCGTCCGCGAACACCATCAGACCGTGCCTGCGGGCCAGGTCGAGGATGTCCGAGAGGACCTCGCGCGGATAGACGGCCCCGGTCGGGTTGTTGGGGTTGATGATCACGACGGCCCGGGTGCGGTCGGTGATCTTCGAGGCCATGTCGGCGACGTCCGGGTTCCAGTCGGACGCCTCGTCGCAGGTGTAGTGCACGGCCTTGCCGCCGGCCAGCGTCGTGACGGCCGTCCACAGCGGGTAGTCCGGGGACGGGATCAGCACCTCGTCGCCGTCCTCCAGGAGACCCTGGACGGCCATCGAGATCAGCTCGGATACCCCGTTGCCGAGGAAGACGTCGTCCACGCCGACCTCGGTCAGGCCCATCGCCTGGTAGCGCTGCACCACGGCGCGCCGGGCGGACAGGATGCCGCGCGAGTCCGTGTAGCCGTGGGCCTGAGGGAGCATCCGGATCATGTCCTGGACGATCTCCTCCGGCGCCTCGAAGCCGAAGAGGGCCGGGTTGCCCGTGTTGAGCCGGAGCACGCTGTGGCCCGCCTCCTCCAGGGCGTTGGCGTGCTCGATGACGGGGCCCCGGATCTCGTAACAGACCTCGTTGAGCTTGCTGGACTGGCGGAATTCCATGCGGTGCCTCCCCGACCCGATTGCGATACTTGGTTTTACCAAGCTCGGGCTTGGAAAGTCCAACAACATGTCTAGACTGCGTCGCATGCCACGTCAGACACAGCCGGCCACCCGCCCGGCCCGCCGCCGGAGTTACGACCAGTTCTGCGCCGGCGCCCGCGCCCTGGACGCTGTCGGCGACCGGTGGACGTTGCTGATCGTCCGTGAACTGCTGGCCGGTCCCCGCCGCTACACCGATCTCCACGCCGACCTGCCCGGCGTCAGCACCGACGTGCTGGCCTCCCGGCTCAAGGACATGGAGCAGGGCGGCCTCGCCACCCGCCGCAAACTCCCGCCCCCGGCCGCCGCCACGGTGTACGCGCTCACCGCACGCGGCCACGGACTCCTGCCGGTCCTCGCCGCGCTCGCCGAGTGGGGCGCCCCCGCGCTGGCCGAGCGGCGCCCCACGGACGCGGTCCGGGCGCACTGGTTCGCGCTCCCGCTGCTGGGCGCGCTGAAGGGGGCGGCCACGGGCGTGCTCGACGTCCAGCTGGACGAGGGCTCGTTCCATCTCCGTACGGGCGAGGTGGCCGCCGGTGAGCCGGTGTACGGGGACGGGCCGGCCGCCGACGCCGACGCGCGCGTCGTCCTCGACGCGGAGCTGTGCCTCGCGCTCGGACGCGGCGAGCCGACGTTCGCGCAGGCGGTCGAGGACGGCCGGATCGAGGTGTACGGGGACGGCGCGCTGGCCGAGGAGCTGCGCGGCGCCTGACGTCCGGCGGGGCTGGGCCGGATGCCGGTGGCGTGATTCCGGCGGTCCTCTTCCGGGTAGCGTCCGGGCATTTGAGATGTCCGTGACACCCGAGACAGGAGAGAGCCATGCGGAACGGCGTACAGCGGGTGCGGCAGAGCCGTCTGGGCAGGGGGTTCGTCGTCGCGGGGTGCGTGGCCGCGCTCGCGTTCGTGCCCACGGCGGCCGGTGCCACGCCCGGCAGCGGGGTGACCGCGACCGTCGTGGCCAAGGGCACCTCGGTGGGCAAGCTGAAGGTGAAGGCGCCGAAGGGCCGGGCGGACGTCACCTTCCGCACCATCACCATCGAGCCGGGCGGTTCCACCGGCTGGCACACCCACAGCGGCCAGCTGATCGCCGTCGTCAAGTCCGGCACGCTCACCCGCACCCTGGACGACTGCTCGGTGGAGGTGTCCCCGGCGGGTACCTCGTTCATCGAGCCGTCGGGGAAGAAGCACCGCCACATCGGACGCAACCTGGGCAGCGAGCCCGTGGTCCTCTGGGTGACGTATCTGCTGCCCGAGGGCAGCGAACTCTCCGACGACGCCGACGCGGTGCAGTGCGGGCCGGGGGAGTGACACCTTCCGGTTCCGGGGACACCGCCCGCCGAGGTCAGCGGGCGAGTGTCTCCCCGTACGCGCCGAGCCCGGCGATCACCAGCCCGTCGCGGAGGGTCAGCACCTCGTACACCCGGCCGCCGATCTGGTTGCGGTAGTCGATCACCAGCGTGTCGACGCTCGCCCGGACGTC from Streptomyces drozdowiczii carries:
- a CDS encoding DUF3574 domain-containing protein — protein: MPLLFRTAAASEPAGSPDSRHPRRRTALVAATAGLAVLAVGTPVAYATLGSGASPEPRPAVAGAVRGKDYIETRLLFGTERPDGGPEVTDRQFLAFIDEEVTPRFPNGLTIQDGRGQWRDSHGVIERERSYELTLLYPASEARLRGRQIERIRDAYEKEYAQDSVGRLEERVTADF
- a CDS encoding winged helix-turn-helix transcriptional regulator gives rise to the protein MPRQTQPATRPARRRSYDQFCAGARALDAVGDRWTLLIVRELLAGPRRYTDLHADLPGVSTDVLASRLKDMEQGGLATRRKLPPPAAATVYALTARGHGLLPVLAALAEWGAPALAERRPTDAVRAHWFALPLLGALKGAATGVLDVQLDEGSFHLRTGEVAAGEPVYGDGPAADADARVVLDAELCLALGRGEPTFAQAVEDGRIEVYGDGALAEELRGA
- a CDS encoding HXXEE domain-containing protein; translated protein: MTWGLLAAWAANDLEEIATMAGWLRTARPRLGKRLPWVPDRVWDRAHLSQREVNTAIGLMGVLIAAAAADGARTGGRSPFFRTVLAGFGLHGVVHLAQSAAYGGYTPGVATSPTVVIPYSLWALRRLRAAGIPVGGAREAAAGLALLPAAVAGAHAAARVLARPRGTGA
- a CDS encoding TetR/AcrR family transcriptional regulator codes for the protein MSAPSPHPRPEKGPRAAEAIFDATLRLLAERGYAGLTIEAVAQEAGVNKTTIYRWWPSKAALLRAALLRARVLDIDVPDTGSLRGDLVALAEQVTALVTGVRTRAVVRALASGTGLADDELAALARDFFADRFAREQPVFARAAARGELPPGADPKLLLDLIAGAVWVRAVLRNEPVPPGFAATVVDAVLPGTG
- a CDS encoding pyridoxal phosphate-dependent aminotransferase produces the protein MEFRQSSKLNEVCYEIRGPVIEHANALEEAGHSVLRLNTGNPALFGFEAPEEIVQDMIRMLPQAHGYTDSRGILSARRAVVQRYQAMGLTEVGVDDVFLGNGVSELISMAVQGLLEDGDEVLIPSPDYPLWTAVTTLAGGKAVHYTCDEASDWNPDVADMASKITDRTRAVVIINPNNPTGAVYPREVLSDILDLARRHGLMVFADEIYDQILYDDAEHHSVAVLAPDLVCLTFSGLSKTYRVAGFRSGWMVVSGPKQHARSYLEGLTMLASMRLCPNAPAQYAIQAALGGRQSIRDLVVPGGRLYEQRDRAWQKLNEIPGVSCVKPKGALYAFPRIDPKVHPIADDEKFVLDLLLREKIQVVQGTGFNYPRPDHFRILTLPHADDLDAAISRIGRFLAGYRQ
- a CDS encoding cupin domain-containing protein, with protein sequence MRNGVQRVRQSRLGRGFVVAGCVAALAFVPTAAGATPGSGVTATVVAKGTSVGKLKVKAPKGRADVTFRTITIEPGGSTGWHTHSGQLIAVVKSGTLTRTLDDCSVEVSPAGTSFIEPSGKKHRHIGRNLGSEPVVLWVTYLLPEGSELSDDADAVQCGPGE